The Spirosoma oryzicola region CAAGCAATTGCGCGATTTCACCACCGATCAGTTCGGCAATAAGCGCCTTCGTACCTTGCCCGGCCCCGCGAAATTTCAGCACGTACAGGAAATCATCATCAGCCTCAACCAGGGCTGGCAATGACCCGCCTTCGCGCAACGGTTTGCCGTACCGTATTACATTAACTGTCCGAAGCTCAGGTTTGGTAGCACTCACAATGATTCGTTCAAATTGAGTCGAAACCCACTCAAGGGCCGAAACTGGGAAATTTCGGGAAATTTAAGCCTTTTTGACAAACCAGACTGCATAGCCTGTCCGGTTGTTGGATAGACTCAACAACTATTTTCAATCTTTATTCTCCAATGGCTTTTAATTAACAAATACTCAGTTTAGATTTATTCTAAACAATCTACAATACCCAGAAGGATCATACTACTCATGAACACAAGAGCGCCACGGCCTATTATCCTCGAATCAGCCCAAGTTGTTCACGTCCGCGACATCACTCCGCACATGCGACGGGTTGTGGTAGCCAGCGACGGCCTGATTGGCCTGTCTGGCCTGATGCCCGGCATCCACCTTAAAATCTTACTCCCCCAACCGGGTCAGGAAAAGCCTCTACTGCCAACGTTCGATGCGAATGGGCAGCCTTTACCAGTACCCGACGAAAGCCGCCCGACAGTTCGGACGTATACCGTACGGTCTTTCGAGCCGCAGACAGGTGAGTTAGCGATTGACTTCGTTCTTCACGGCGATGAAGGTCCTGCTTCGGCCTGGGCCACGCACGTTCAGATCGGTAATTACCTGGGTGTAGCCTTGCGACCCAACATTGCTTATCGGGAAGCCGACTGGTATTTACTGGCCGGGGACCAAACCGCCTTACCAGCTATCGGGGCTATTCTGGAGCAATTGCCCGCTACCGCCAAGGGAGTAGCCTTTGTCGAAATTCCCGATGAAACCGAGGAACAACCACTAGAGTATGATGCGGATATTCAATTGCACTGGTTGCACCGAAACGGTATTGAAGCGGGTAAAAGCTCCCTGTTGCAGGAAGCTATTTTCGAAACTGTCATCCCCGATGCGCAAAAGCAAACCCGCTTTGTCTGGGTAGCTACGGAAGTCATGGCGACCAAGGAAATTCGGGATTATCTGCGCATGAAACACCGGTTGGCGAACCACGAGCTACATGCAGCGGCTTACTGGAAACTGGGCATGACCGAAGATGCCTACCATGAACTGCGCCACCGGGAGGCTCAACAATAGGACAAAAACGGCAAATCGAGGCAGGTAGCTAAGATTGTTTCCGCGTTTCACCGCGAATGCTACGGGAATGGCTATTTTTAGCCATCCCATTGTTTGCCACTGATGAAATTTCTCGTTCACTGCTTCTTTACTTCTTTATCCTGCCTGACCGTATTTTTCGTTTCCTGTAGTCGACCACGAACCGGCTCATCAGTTCAACTGGAAGCGCAACTCAACTCACTTTTTGCCAGTGCTCCTGATTTTAGCGGTGTCGTGCTTATTGCTGACAAAGGAAAACCCGTTTATCAGAAAGCGTTCGGCTACAAGAGTTTTGACACAAAGGAGCCAATCACCCTTTCGTCAATTTTTGAGCTAGCCTCTGTCTCGAAGCAGTTCACGGCTATGACGATTATGATGCTCAACGAACAAGGCAAGCTGCACTATGACGACCTGATCGAAAAATATATTCCGGGATTGCCGTATCCGGGCATCACAATTCGTCATCTGCTGAACCACACATCGGGGTTACCCGATTATCAGGCGGTAATGGACGAGCATTGGGATAAGAGCAAAGTGGCGAACAATGGTGATAACATCACTTACCTGATTCAATACCACCCACCCCGGCTGTTTGAACCGGGCGAAAAATATACCTACAGCAACACTGGTTATATGCTGCTGGCAAGCATTGCTGAAAAAGCGTCAGGGCAGGATTTCGTTGAATTTTGCCGGGAGCGGATTTTTAAGACGGTCAATATGACGCAAACGGATATTCGCACGGGTGAGGACAAACGCAAACTAGCGAACATGGCGTGGGGACATATGTACGTTCCAGAAAAAAAGCGATACGTCCGGGCCGACTCATTCCCGCAGTTCGATTACTCGATTTGGCTAGGAAACCGCAAAGGGCCGGGTCGTGTTAGTTCTACGGCTGGCGACCTTTTGAAATGGGACCGGGCCTTGTACGCTAATCGTCTGGTTAGTCAGCAGACACTAACCGATGCCTTCACCCCGGCTAAATTGAATGATGGGACCTTGTCACCGTATGGCTTTGGCTGGAATCTCAGACAGAGCGATAAACTGGGTAAGATTGTATGGCATGATGGCGACAATCCCGGCTACAAAACGCAGATTATCCGGTACATCAACGCCGACAAAACAGTGATCATCCTTTGTAACAACGCCCACGAAAAGTTGCCAAGTATGCTAAAAACGATAGAGGCTTTGATCGAAGAATAGCTTAGTTGTGGTGTGGTGTCGGGTTGGGCCTGAATTCGAGTGGTGTCGGTTTCTCAAAACCGACAAGAGGTATTGCTGCCAAGTGTCGGTTTTGAGAAACCGACACCACTCACCCGACACCACAACGATCACTCAAACGAGCCATCGATTTTGGGTATACGCATCGTTCCAGAAATACCACTCCAACCGACTCGACACCCGAAAAGCCTCCTGCATGTTCGCCCGCTCGGTTGGGCTTGCTAGCTCGGCAAACTGATCGGTTAGCCGGAGCATTTGCGTCACCGACTGATCAAACGCATCACCGGCGTAGGTGTCTATCCAGGCGCGGTACGGATTTTCCCGAATGGCCTGCTGGTAAATGTACTTGCCTACCTGCCGATAAATCCAGAAGCAAGGCAGTACAGCGGCTGCCCCTACGGCAATGGATTGCAAGGATGTCGTTGCCAGCAAATAATTGGTGTAAGCAAAACAAGCCGGCATCTTGGTTGTCTCCGGCTCAATGGCGTACAGCGAAAAATACGTTTCGTGCAACGCGCGCTCCACCAGGATTGCATTCTGGGCGAACTGCGTGAACTGAAGCATATCGTCTGGGTTTGCGGAGCGAGCGGCCAGTTGGCTCAACGCCCGACTGAAATCAGCCAGATAAAGCGCATCCTGCTGAATGTAATACTGAAATGTGGGCGATGGTAGACTACCTGCCATTAACTCTTCCACAAAACCGTGGCTCAGAATGGCTTCGTACACAGGAGCGATCTCCTGCCAAAGTTGGTCCGTAAACGTCATAGCTTTATTGCCAAATGCTGTAAAAATGATGAACTGGCCCATGTCCGTGTCCCAGTCGATAGTCGGCCCCAGCCTGAAGCGCCTGCGTAAGATAAGCCTTAGCTGCACCTACAGCCTCAACCATCGACAGCCCCTTAGCCAGACCGGCTGCAATAGCCGACGAAAGCGTACAACCCGTTCCGTGTGAGTTGTTGGTGGGTATGCGCTCCGTTTGGAACTGGTGTTGTTCGCTCCCGGAAATATACAGCAGATCCGTGCTCTCAACCGTATCCAAGTGACCGCCTTTTACCAGAATAGCACCGGGACAAAGTTTCGCCAGATCGACAGCCGCCGGGTACATATCAGACTTGGTTTCAACCGGTCGGCCTAACAGCACACTTGCCTCGGGTAAGTTGGGTGTAATAATCGAAGCAATGGGTAGCAAATAGCTTCGTAAGGCGTCAATGGCTTCGTCCTGCAAGAGTTTATCCCCACTTTTTGCCACCATCACAGGATCAAGCACAATATTGGTTACCTCAAATTCGGTTAGGGTTTCGGCTACCTGCCTGATCACTTCCGGCGTATGCAACATGCCTATTTTGACTGCATCAGTACCAATGTCGCTCAGGACAGCCTTCAACTGCTCAGCGATGAAGGCAGCTGGTACGGCTAAAATATCCGTCACGGCCTGGGTATTTTGAGCTGTCAGCGCCGTCAGCACCGACATGCCGTAGCAGCCAAGCGCCGAAAACGTTTTCAGATCGGCCTGGATACCGGCTCCCCCTCCACTATCGGAACCGGCAATGGTCAATGTACGTGTGTAAGTTTTCATACGCTTTCGTCAATGAGTTGGATAAGCGCGCAGGTAGCTTCGTAAGGAGACGGATGGCCACAGATAGCCGAGACAACCGCGGCACCCGTTACGCCCATTTGCATTACCTGCTGAATAGTGGATGCGTTGATACCACCGATGGCAAATGTCGGCAGGTTTGTCTGGGCACAGATTGCCCGCAGCCCGTCCAAGCCAAGTAAACTGGACGTGTCCTGTTTTGTATCCGTTGGAAACACAGTTGCGACGCCCAGGTAATCGACATCGGCATCCGTTATCGTCTGTAACTCGGCTAAATTATTGACGGATAAACCAATCACCTTTCCCCGTCCAATCAGCGAACGAACCATTATGGACGGCATATCGTCCTGACCGACGTGGACACCGTCAGCATCAACGGCCAAAGCCACATCAACCCGATCATTGATGATCAGTTTAGCGCCGTAGTGCTGTGTAATGCGTTTAACCTCCGCTGCCACAACCATAAACTCTCGCGTTGACAGTTCCTTTTCCCGCAATTGCACCCACTTCACACCCGCCCGACACGCTTCTTCCACTACGAAGGGTACCGTGTGGCCTGCCGCCCGCGCAATCAGGCTGTCGGTGACCAGATACAGCGGGCTCACAGTATGGTTAATTTAAGCCGTTCGACAATATCCGATTTTGTTAACCCATACAGCGCATCCAAAAAGTTAAGCTGTAAACTACCTGGTGCCGGATTTTTCAACGCAGCTAATTCGCCTGCTATTCCCATGACAGCCATCGCCTGGGTAGCGGCCTGAAAATAATCCGTGTCGACAGCCGCAAATGCACCAGCCAGCGCCGTAGCGGTACAGCCCATACCCGTTACCTTGGTCATGAGTGGGTGACCATTATCAATTGTTGCGGTCTGTTCACCCTGGATAATATAATCCGTTTCTCCACTGATGACCACAACGGAACCCCACACCGAACTCAACCGCCGACCAGCGTCTACGGCGGCATCGGACCCGTACAGGCTGTCAACTCCCTTTGTCTGCGCGTTCAGTCCAGCCAGTGCCATAATTTCGGAAGCATTACCACGAATGATGTCGGGCGCAGCCAGCGCTAACAATTCGGCGCTGACGGTATTACGGTAAGTCGTAGCGCCAACACCGACGGGATCGAAAATGATAGGTTTGCCCAACTCCTTTGCCCGGCGCATGGCGCGTTTCATACCCGCAACGAAGGTGGCATCCAGCGTACCGATGTTAACGACCAGCGCACTCGCGATAGCCACGAAATCGTCTACTTCTTCCGGTGCGTGAACCATCGCGGGCGAAGCACCCAGCGCTAACAGGGCATTCGCCGTGTTGTTCATGACCACGAAGTTGGTAATGCTGTGGACAAGTGGAGCCTGATCGCGAATTCGCGTTATGTCGGCCCAGATCGATTGTGATGACAAATACATGTTGCTGTTGAAAGAGTTAGTAAACAGCAACTTTAGAGGAGAGGTAGCGACGTATGCGCCTTAACTTTTCCCTACGGCAGTACAAGCTGCATCAGGTAGTGAGGGTATTCTCTCAGTCTGGTCCACGCAGGCCAGACACCCCTAAAGTTGTCGGGCAAAGGTAGGCGATAACATTGGTAAAAGAAAAACGGCAGCCGGTACAGATCGATCCGTACCGGCTGCCGCTCTCAGCAGGTCTACCTTTGCCGTTACTTTTTCTCCGGCATCAGCACCAGACGAATGTAGTTTGACCCAAAATAGGTGTTGGCAGACTCTTTCGTGCTTTCAACGGTTACCTTGTTCAAGTGCTCTTTTTCGTGCAACACTTCATCGGGAGCATCCCCATTGTAGTACTGATTCTGTAAATAACCGAGCCAGAACTGATTGTCTTTCAACTGCACTTCGGTTTCGCGCTGGGTTTCGGCCTTGAACTTGGCAATGTCGGTGGGTAACGCCCCTTTCTGTTTCAGGTCGTTGATCAACTCCTGCGTTTTGGCAATCAGTTTTTCGACATTGTCGGGGGCGCAACCAAAACCAATCCGGAAGGTATAGCGCGGAACGGGGTATTTGCTGTAGGCCGCATTGGCGCTTACACCGTAGACGCCACTCTCTTCTTCGCGAAGCTTCTCGATCAGTTTGATTTCAAGCACTTCGGCGAGTGCATCGAGTTGCGTTGTCGTTTCGGGCGACCAGGTAAGATCACCACTGTAAACCAGTTGAACGCTTGCTTTTGGATCAAGCCCTTTATACACCGTTTTGCTGATCTGGCCAGAAGGAATCCGAATGCCAAGGTCTTTAAACTTCTCAGCCTTACCGGTTGATGGTAAACCGCCGAGGTATTTTTCAACTAACGGCTTAAGCTGGTCCTCCTTGAAATTACCGACGAAATAAAACGTGAAATCACCGGCATTCGCAAAGCGCTCCTGATAGACTTTCAATGCTCTGTCCAGATCAATTTTGTCCAAATCCTCTGGCTTGAGGGGCTGACGACGGGGATTGTTACCACCCAATGTCACCTGCACCGTATCCTGAAACACCCGCGCGGGTGTTGGGGTATTGATCTGATTTTGTAAAGCACTCCGCTGATTAGACAGGAAACCTTTTACTACGTCCGGATCTTTACGAGGCTGTGTGAAGTAACTATACAACAGTTGCAGCGCCGTTTCTAGATCTTTCGGAGCTGCGCTTCCGTTGACGCCCTCGCTCAACTCACCTACGTAGGGATACACGCTAACCTGCTTACCGGACAAAAATTTACCCAACTGAACCTGGTTGTAAGCCCCCGTTCCGCCCATGGCTGCCAACGTGGACGAGAACCGCGCCGACGTAAAATCGTTCAGGTCATAGAGCGAGGTTCCACCAAAGCTACTGGCAGAAAAAAGAATCTGATCGTTTTTAAAATTCGTCGGCTTCAAGACCACCCGAACGCCATTTTTAAGCGTCCATTCGGTCACATCAATATCCTTGATCTGCTTTTCGCTCACAACGGGCGAACCGGTTGGCTGCGTAGTCAGCAAGGGACTGTCGATGGTTTTATCATCATAAGCGGTCAGCCCTTTTCCAGCGTTGTCAACGTAGCTGAGGATTTGCTCAACCGTTGGTAGTTTAGCCTTGTCTTTTTCGGGAGCCATGACGATAACTGCCCGATTGTCGTTGTGGATAAACTGATCGACCAACGCATTGACTTCCTGCAACTTGATACCATCCTGCTCTTTTTTGAGGAAGTTGTAGTAAAACTCAATGCTGGTGTACGGTTCTTTGTCTGTGAAATTCTGAACGTACTCATTGACGTAATTGACCGAACGAGTTTTGTCACGCTCGCTGTATGCCTGCTCAACGTTCGTCATGAATTCCTGCTTGGCCCGTGCTAACTCAGTAGCCGTAAAACCAAATTGCTTGACCCGCGCATTCTCGTCAAGCACTGCCCGAATAGCGCGCTCCACATTCCCTTCTTTGGCCACCGCAATAGACGTAAACGCGTCCAAGTTCCCCAGAAAATCACTGTAATTGCTGTAACCACCCAGGAACGGAGGATCAGCCTGTTGCGTCAATTCCTGAATCCGGTTACCCAACATCGTGTTGAACAAACCGCGTTTGATGCTTTCCCGCAGATCGTTCAACGTTTTTTCCTTGATCTCGGGACGCTTATAAATGACCTGAATCACCGTGTTAGGCTGTTCGGGGTCCGTCACGATAGCAACTTTCGTGTCTTTATGCGCCGGTATATCGTATTCGATACGCGGTTTGGGATTCTTGACAACCGGAATACGTCCGAATTTTTCGCGGATGATTCCCTCGACTTCCTTTGTATCAAAATCCCCAACGGCAATGACAGCCATCAGATCGGGCCGGTACCAATCCTGGTAAAACTGGCGAAGGGTTTCGGTTTTGAAGGTCGTCAATACCTGTTCGGTGCCGATGGGCAGACGCTTCGAGTACTGCGAGTTATTGAGCAGAATTGGAAAGTACTCGTCGCGCATGCGCTGTCCGGCCCCGCGTCCAAGCCGCCGTTCTTCCAGAATAACCCCACGCTCTTTATCTACCTCTGTCGGATCAATGGTTGCGTTGTGCGCCCAATCTTCCAGAATCTGAAACGCTTTCCGGAATACGTTGGCCGAATCGGTCGGGACAGGCAACTGATACACCGTTTCGTCAAAGCCCGTATACGCGTTCAGATCAGCGCCGAAACGTACTCCCGACGATTGCAGAAAGTTAACCAGCTCATTCTTCGGAAAATTCTTTGTGCC contains the following coding sequences:
- a CDS encoding siderophore-interacting protein, which gives rise to MNTRAPRPIILESAQVVHVRDITPHMRRVVVASDGLIGLSGLMPGIHLKILLPQPGQEKPLLPTFDANGQPLPVPDESRPTVRTYTVRSFEPQTGELAIDFVLHGDEGPASAWATHVQIGNYLGVALRPNIAYREADWYLLAGDQTALPAIGAILEQLPATAKGVAFVEIPDETEEQPLEYDADIQLHWLHRNGIEAGKSSLLQEAIFETVIPDAQKQTRFVWVATEVMATKEIRDYLRMKHRLANHELHAAAYWKLGMTEDAYHELRHREAQQ
- a CDS encoding serine hydrolase domain-containing protein, whose amino-acid sequence is MKFLVHCFFTSLSCLTVFFVSCSRPRTGSSVQLEAQLNSLFASAPDFSGVVLIADKGKPVYQKAFGYKSFDTKEPITLSSIFELASVSKQFTAMTIMMLNEQGKLHYDDLIEKYIPGLPYPGITIRHLLNHTSGLPDYQAVMDEHWDKSKVANNGDNITYLIQYHPPRLFEPGEKYTYSNTGYMLLASIAEKASGQDFVEFCRERIFKTVNMTQTDIRTGEDKRKLANMAWGHMYVPEKKRYVRADSFPQFDYSIWLGNRKGPGRVSSTAGDLLKWDRALYANRLVSQQTLTDAFTPAKLNDGTLSPYGFGWNLRQSDKLGKIVWHDGDNPGYKTQIIRYINADKTVIILCNNAHEKLPSMLKTIEALIEE
- the tenA gene encoding thiaminase II; the protein is MTFTDQLWQEIAPVYEAILSHGFVEELMAGSLPSPTFQYYIQQDALYLADFSRALSQLAARSANPDDMLQFTQFAQNAILVERALHETYFSLYAIEPETTKMPACFAYTNYLLATTSLQSIAVGAAAVLPCFWIYRQVGKYIYQQAIRENPYRAWIDTYAGDAFDQSVTQMLRLTDQFAELASPTERANMQEAFRVSSRLEWYFWNDAYTQNRWLV
- the thiD gene encoding bifunctional hydroxymethylpyrimidine kinase/phosphomethylpyrimidine kinase; this translates as MKTYTRTLTIAGSDSGGGAGIQADLKTFSALGCYGMSVLTALTAQNTQAVTDILAVPAAFIAEQLKAVLSDIGTDAVKIGMLHTPEVIRQVAETLTEFEVTNIVLDPVMVAKSGDKLLQDEAIDALRSYLLPIASIITPNLPEASVLLGRPVETKSDMYPAAVDLAKLCPGAILVKGGHLDTVESTDLLYISGSEQHQFQTERIPTNNSHGTGCTLSSAIAAGLAKGLSMVEAVGAAKAYLTQALQAGADYRLGHGHGPVHHFYSIWQ
- the thiE gene encoding thiamine phosphate synthase is translated as MSPLYLVTDSLIARAAGHTVPFVVEEACRAGVKWVQLREKELSTREFMVVAAEVKRITQHYGAKLIINDRVDVALAVDADGVHVGQDDMPSIMVRSLIGRGKVIGLSVNNLAELQTITDADVDYLGVATVFPTDTKQDTSSLLGLDGLRAICAQTNLPTFAIGGINASTIQQVMQMGVTGAAVVSAICGHPSPYEATCALIQLIDESV
- the thiM gene encoding hydroxyethylthiazole kinase, which gives rise to MYLSSQSIWADITRIRDQAPLVHSITNFVVMNNTANALLALGASPAMVHAPEEVDDFVAIASALVVNIGTLDATFVAGMKRAMRRAKELGKPIIFDPVGVGATTYRNTVSAELLALAAPDIIRGNASEIMALAGLNAQTKGVDSLYGSDAAVDAGRRLSSVWGSVVVISGETDYIIQGEQTATIDNGHPLMTKVTGMGCTATALAGAFAAVDTDYFQAATQAMAVMGIAGELAALKNPAPGSLQLNFLDALYGLTKSDIVERLKLTIL
- a CDS encoding M16 family metallopeptidase; the protein is MVRFPLTLGMLLGVTIALAQSAPKPKSPAPKTAISLNSPIPTDPAVKVGKLPNGLTYYIRKNAEPKNRAELRLVIRAGSVLENDNQQGLAHFMEHMEFNGTKNFPKNELVNFLQSSGVRFGADLNAYTGFDETVYQLPVPTDSANVFRKAFQILEDWAHNATIDPTEVDKERGVILEERRLGRGAGQRMRDEYFPILLNNSQYSKRLPIGTEQVLTTFKTETLRQFYQDWYRPDLMAVIAVGDFDTKEVEGIIREKFGRIPVVKNPKPRIEYDIPAHKDTKVAIVTDPEQPNTVIQVIYKRPEIKEKTLNDLRESIKRGLFNTMLGNRIQELTQQADPPFLGGYSNYSDFLGNLDAFTSIAVAKEGNVERAIRAVLDENARVKQFGFTATELARAKQEFMTNVEQAYSERDKTRSVNYVNEYVQNFTDKEPYTSIEFYYNFLKKEQDGIKLQEVNALVDQFIHNDNRAVIVMAPEKDKAKLPTVEQILSYVDNAGKGLTAYDDKTIDSPLLTTQPTGSPVVSEKQIKDIDVTEWTLKNGVRVVLKPTNFKNDQILFSASSFGGTSLYDLNDFTSARFSSTLAAMGGTGAYNQVQLGKFLSGKQVSVYPYVGELSEGVNGSAAPKDLETALQLLYSYFTQPRKDPDVVKGFLSNQRSALQNQINTPTPARVFQDTVQVTLGGNNPRRQPLKPEDLDKIDLDRALKVYQERFANAGDFTFYFVGNFKEDQLKPLVEKYLGGLPSTGKAEKFKDLGIRIPSGQISKTVYKGLDPKASVQLVYSGDLTWSPETTTQLDALAEVLEIKLIEKLREEESGVYGVSANAAYSKYPVPRYTFRIGFGCAPDNVEKLIAKTQELINDLKQKGALPTDIAKFKAETQRETEVQLKDNQFWLGYLQNQYYNGDAPDEVLHEKEHLNKVTVESTKESANTYFGSNYIRLVLMPEKK